One Streptomyces sp. L2 genomic window carries:
- a CDS encoding NUDIX hydrolase, with protein MPAEPTGAGEETYDESCAGGLRKVARVVLLDPEDRILLLHGHEPDDPADDWWFTPGGGLEGAETREEAALRELAEETGITEVELGPVLWRRTCSFPFAGRRWDQDEWYYLARTTRTATEPAALTELERRSVSGARWWTCQELTRTHETVYPTRLAGLLRTLLDEGPPAGPVTLDTEIV; from the coding sequence GTGCCCGCTGAACCCACGGGGGCGGGCGAGGAGACGTACGACGAGTCCTGCGCGGGCGGGCTGCGCAAGGTGGCCCGGGTGGTCCTGCTCGACCCCGAGGACCGCATCCTCCTGCTGCACGGGCACGAGCCGGACGATCCGGCCGACGACTGGTGGTTCACCCCGGGCGGCGGACTGGAGGGCGCCGAGACGCGCGAGGAGGCCGCGCTGCGGGAACTCGCGGAGGAGACCGGCATCACCGAGGTGGAACTCGGCCCGGTGCTGTGGCGGCGCACCTGTTCCTTCCCGTTCGCGGGCCGCCGCTGGGACCAGGACGAGTGGTACTACCTGGCCCGTACGACGCGGACGGCCACCGAGCCGGCGGCGCTGACGGAGCTGGAGCGGCGCAGCGTCTCCGGAGCGCGCTGGTGGACGTGTCAGGAACTGACCCGGACCCATGAGACGGTGTATCCGACCAGACTCGCCGGGCTGCTGCGCACGCTGCTCGACGAGGGTCCCCCGGCCGGACCCGTGACCCTCGACACGGAAATCGTCTGA
- the trmD gene encoding tRNA (guanosine(37)-N1)-methyltransferase TrmD, with protein MRLDVVTIFPEYLEPLNVSLVGKARARGQLDVQVHDLRGWTYDRHNTVDDTPYGGGPGMVMKTEPWGEALDTVLADGYETGAQAPALIVPTPSGRPFTQELAVELSERPWLIFTPARYEGIDRRVMDEYASRMPVYEVSIGDYVLAGGEAAVLVVTEAVARLLPGVLGNAESHRDDSFAPGAMANLLEGPVYTKPPLWRGRDIPDVLLSGHHGKIARWRRDEALRRTTANRPDLIERCEPGAFDKKDREMLSILGWAPDPEGEPYGRFWRRPEAVEE; from the coding sequence ATGCGGCTCGACGTCGTCACGATCTTCCCCGAGTACCTCGAACCGCTGAACGTCTCCCTCGTCGGCAAGGCACGCGCGCGTGGACAGCTCGACGTCCAGGTGCACGACCTGCGCGGATGGACGTACGACCGGCACAACACGGTCGACGACACCCCGTACGGCGGCGGCCCCGGCATGGTCATGAAGACCGAACCCTGGGGCGAAGCCCTGGACACGGTCCTCGCCGACGGCTACGAGACCGGCGCCCAGGCACCCGCCCTGATCGTCCCCACCCCCAGCGGCCGCCCCTTCACCCAGGAACTGGCCGTCGAACTCTCCGAGCGGCCCTGGCTGATCTTCACGCCGGCCCGCTACGAGGGCATCGACCGGCGCGTGATGGACGAGTACGCGAGCCGTATGCCCGTGTACGAGGTGTCCATCGGCGACTACGTCCTGGCCGGCGGCGAGGCGGCCGTCCTCGTCGTCACCGAGGCCGTGGCCCGGCTGCTGCCCGGCGTCCTCGGCAACGCCGAGTCCCACCGGGACGACTCCTTCGCACCCGGCGCGATGGCGAACCTGCTGGAGGGCCCCGTCTACACCAAGCCCCCGCTCTGGCGCGGGCGGGACATCCCGGACGTGCTGCTCAGCGGCCACCACGGCAAGATCGCCCGCTGGCGCCGCGACGAGGCGCTGCGGCGGACGACCGCCAACCGGCCCGACCTGATCGAGCGCTGCGAGCCCGGCGCCTTCGACAAGAAGGACCGCGAGATGCTCTCCATCCTGGGCTGGGCGCCCGACCCGGAGGGGGAGCCGTACGGCCGATTTTGGCGCAGGCCCGAGGCCGTGGAAGAATAG
- the lepB gene encoding signal peptidase I, producing the protein MDTEAKPTERDRSSQPGTPGPEGRSRFALVPRLAEWLPGGRITLGLFVCLAFLLILNHVVVQPFQIPSGSMEQGLRIGDRVLVNKLAYRFGAQPHRGDVVVFDGTEYFGHGDYVKRVVGVGGDHVVCCDKQGRVEVNGRAVDETAFLYPGDSPSDVSFDVVVPEGRLFVLGDHRSDSSDSRDHLGSPGGGMIPVGSVIGRADWIIWPRDHWTHLTRPGAYARVPAPEGAHG; encoded by the coding sequence ATGGACACCGAAGCGAAGCCGACAGAGCGCGACCGTTCCTCCCAGCCCGGTACTCCGGGCCCGGAGGGCCGGTCGCGTTTCGCGTTGGTGCCGCGGCTCGCCGAGTGGCTGCCCGGCGGCCGGATCACCCTCGGCCTCTTCGTCTGCCTGGCGTTCTTGCTGATCCTCAACCACGTCGTGGTGCAACCGTTCCAGATTCCGAGCGGATCCATGGAACAGGGATTGAGGATCGGGGACCGCGTTCTCGTAAACAAGTTGGCGTACCGTTTCGGTGCCCAGCCGCACCGCGGCGACGTCGTCGTCTTCGACGGCACCGAGTACTTCGGGCACGGCGACTACGTCAAGCGCGTTGTAGGGGTGGGTGGAGACCATGTGGTCTGCTGCGACAAGCAGGGGAGGGTCGAGGTGAACGGCCGGGCGGTCGACGAGACGGCGTTCCTCTATCCCGGGGACAGCCCCTCCGACGTCTCCTTCGACGTCGTCGTGCCCGAAGGGCGCCTGTTCGTCCTCGGTGACCACCGCAGCGACTCCAGCGACTCCCGTGACCACCTCGGCTCGCCCGGCGGCGGCATGATCCCCGTCGGCTCCGTCATCGGCCGCGCCGACTGGATCATCTGGCCCCGCGACCACTGGACCCACCTGACCCGCCCCGGCGCCTACGCGCGCGTCCCCGCACCGGAGGGCGCACATGGGTAA
- the rplS gene encoding 50S ribosomal protein L19 has translation MSHLLDTVDSASLRSDVPAFRPGDTVNVHVRVIEGNRSRVQQFKGVVIRRQGSGVRETFTVRKVSFSVGVERTFPVHTPIVEKIELVTRGDVRRAKLYYLRELRGKAAKIKEKREN, from the coding sequence ATGTCTCACCTGCTCGACACCGTCGACTCCGCGTCGCTGCGCAGCGACGTCCCGGCCTTCCGCCCGGGTGACACCGTCAACGTCCACGTCCGCGTCATCGAGGGCAACCGCTCCCGTGTGCAGCAGTTCAAGGGCGTTGTGATCCGCCGCCAGGGCAGTGGTGTCCGCGAGACCTTCACGGTCCGCAAGGTCTCGTTCTCCGTCGGCGTCGAGCGCACCTTCCCGGTGCACACCCCGATCGTCGAGAAGATCGAGCTGGTCACCCGCGGTGACGTGCGCCGCGCCAAGCTGTACTACCTCCGTGAGCTGCGCGGCAAGGCCGCGAAGATCAAGGAGAAGCGCGAGAACTGA
- the rpsP gene encoding 30S ribosomal protein S16, with the protein MAVKIKLKRLGKIRSPHYRIVVADSRTRRDGRAIEEIGKYHPTYNPSVMEVDAERVAYWLGVGAQPTEPVLAILKKTGDWQKFKGEPAPAPLLVAEPKATRPSFEALGGEDEGKGEAITQKKKAEKKDEAAAESESTEA; encoded by the coding sequence GTGGCAGTCAAGATCAAGCTGAAGCGTCTGGGCAAGATCCGTTCGCCTCACTACCGCATCGTCGTCGCCGACTCCCGTACCCGCCGTGACGGCCGGGCCATCGAGGAGATCGGCAAGTACCACCCGACCTACAACCCGTCGGTCATGGAGGTGGACGCCGAGCGCGTGGCGTACTGGCTGGGTGTCGGCGCGCAGCCGACCGAGCCCGTGCTCGCCATCCTCAAGAAGACCGGCGACTGGCAGAAGTTCAAGGGCGAGCCGGCCCCCGCGCCGCTGCTCGTCGCCGAGCCCAAGGCCACGCGTCCGTCGTTCGAGGCTCTCGGTGGCGAAGACGAGGGCAAGGGTGAGGCCATCACCCAGAAGAAGAAGGCTGAGAAGAAGGACGAGGCCGCGGCCGAGTCCGAGTCGACCGAGGCCTGA
- the lepB gene encoding signal peptidase I: protein MGNRGKPRGAPSTPAEDLLPTGARRTSAASPAGGRTRAERRKLQRKVKRKRRRSVVREIPLLVGVAVLIALVLKTFLVQAFVIPSGSMEQTIRIGDRVLVDKFTPWFGSEPHRGDVVVFHDPGGWLEGEQTPKKNDPIVVKQIKEGLTFIGLLPSDNEKDLIKRVIGVGGDHVKCCDAQGRITVNGVPLDEKDYLYPGNAPSNTPFDITVPKGRLWVMGDHRGNSADSRVHQNTKYGGTVSLRSVVGRAMVIGWPVGHWTGLDEPKTFASVSHSVSGATAAPALSHRVASDEQNGLTRLPTPAELPLVMGVVGLRRVWGRQRRRVRSWRGGCGGWRTVGTRRRGAPRAPRGGGRPRIRRRHDLRE from the coding sequence ATGGGTAACCGCGGCAAGCCGCGCGGGGCGCCGAGCACGCCCGCCGAGGACCTGCTGCCCACGGGGGCCCGCCGTACGTCGGCCGCGTCGCCCGCCGGCGGCCGTACGCGCGCGGAGCGGCGCAAACTGCAGCGCAAGGTCAAACGCAAGCGCAGACGATCGGTAGTTCGAGAGATCCCCCTTCTGGTGGGTGTCGCGGTCCTCATAGCGCTCGTGCTGAAGACGTTCCTCGTCCAGGCGTTCGTCATCCCCTCGGGCTCCATGGAGCAGACGATCCGGATCGGCGACCGCGTCCTGGTCGACAAGTTCACCCCCTGGTTCGGCTCCGAGCCGCACCGCGGGGACGTCGTCGTCTTCCACGACCCGGGTGGCTGGCTGGAGGGCGAGCAGACGCCCAAGAAGAACGACCCCATCGTCGTCAAGCAGATCAAGGAGGGCCTGACCTTCATCGGCCTGCTGCCCTCCGACAACGAGAAAGACCTGATCAAACGGGTCATCGGGGTCGGCGGCGACCATGTGAAGTGCTGCGACGCGCAGGGCAGGATCACCGTCAACGGCGTACCCCTCGACGAGAAGGACTACCTGTACCCCGGCAACGCGCCCTCCAACACGCCCTTCGACATCACCGTCCCGAAGGGGCGGCTGTGGGTGATGGGGGACCACCGGGGCAACTCCGCGGACTCCCGCGTCCACCAGAACACGAAGTACGGCGGCACGGTCTCGTTGCGCTCCGTAGTGGGCCGGGCCATGGTCATCGGCTGGCCGGTCGGTCACTGGACGGGTCTGGACGAACCTAAAACCTTCGCAAGCGTTTCCCACTCCGTGTCGGGTGCCACCGCCGCTCCCGCGCTGTCGCATAGGGTTGCTTCCGACGAACAGAACGGATTGACCCGGCTCCCGACCCCTGCGGAACTCCCGCTCGTTATGGGAGTGGTGGGCCTGCGCCGCGTGTGGGGCAGGCAGCGACGCAGAGTGAGGAGTTGGCGTGGGGGATGTGGCGGTTGGCGCACGGTCGGGACACGACGGCGAGGAGCACCGCGGGCACCCCGTGGAGGCGGACGTCCCCGCATCCGAAGGCGCCATGACCTCCGGGAATGA
- the ffh gene encoding signal recognition particle protein, whose translation MFDTLSDRLSATFKNLRGKGRLSEADIDATAREIRIALLEADVALPVVRSFIKNVKERSLGADVSKALNPAQQVLKIVNEELVTILGGETRRLRFAKQPPTVIMLAGLQGAGKTTLAGKLGRYLKEQGHSPLLVACDLQRPNAVNQLSVVAERAGVAVYAPEPGNGVGDPVKVAKDSIEFAKSKVHDIVIVDTAGRLGIDAEMMQQAADIRDAVSPDEILFVVDAMIGQDAVNTAEAFRDGVGFDGVVLSKLDGDARGGAALSIRQITGKPIMFASNGEKLEDFDQFHPDRMASRILDMGDLLTLIEQAEKTFDQAEAQKMAEKLASKKGQDFTLDDFLAQMEQVRKMGSISKLLGMLPGMGQIKDQINNLDERDVDRTAAIIKSMTPAERQEPTIINGSRRARIAKGSGVEVSAVKNLVERFFEARKMMSRMAQGGGMPGMPGIPGMGGGPGRSKKQPKKAKGKQRSGNPMKRKQQELEEAQRREAAQNGNPFGGLPQQGGQDFELPDEFKKFMG comes from the coding sequence GTGTTCGACACTCTCTCCGATCGCCTGTCAGCGACTTTCAAGAACCTGCGCGGCAAGGGGCGCTTGAGCGAGGCCGACATCGACGCCACGGCCCGCGAGATCCGCATCGCGCTCCTTGAGGCGGACGTGGCCCTGCCGGTCGTCCGGTCGTTCATCAAGAACGTCAAGGAGCGGTCCCTCGGCGCCGACGTCTCCAAGGCGCTGAACCCCGCCCAGCAGGTGCTGAAGATCGTCAACGAGGAACTGGTCACCATCCTCGGCGGCGAGACCCGGCGGCTCCGCTTCGCCAAGCAGCCCCCCACCGTGATCATGCTCGCGGGTCTGCAGGGTGCCGGTAAGACCACCCTCGCGGGCAAGCTCGGCCGGTACCTCAAGGAGCAGGGCCACTCGCCCCTGCTGGTCGCCTGCGACCTCCAGCGCCCGAACGCCGTCAACCAGCTCAGCGTCGTCGCCGAGCGCGCCGGCGTCGCCGTCTACGCGCCGGAGCCGGGCAACGGGGTGGGCGACCCGGTCAAGGTCGCCAAGGACTCCATCGAGTTCGCCAAGTCCAAGGTCCACGACATCGTGATCGTGGACACCGCCGGCCGCCTCGGCATCGACGCCGAGATGATGCAGCAGGCCGCGGACATCCGCGACGCCGTCTCCCCGGACGAGATCCTCTTCGTCGTCGACGCGATGATCGGCCAGGACGCGGTCAACACCGCCGAGGCCTTCCGCGACGGCGTCGGCTTCGACGGCGTCGTCCTCTCCAAGCTCGACGGCGACGCCCGCGGCGGTGCCGCCCTGTCGATCCGGCAGATCACCGGCAAGCCGATCATGTTCGCGTCCAACGGCGAGAAGCTGGAGGACTTCGACCAGTTCCACCCGGACCGGATGGCCTCCCGCATCCTCGACATGGGTGACCTGCTCACCCTGATCGAGCAGGCGGAGAAGACCTTCGACCAGGCCGAAGCCCAGAAGATGGCGGAGAAGCTGGCCTCCAAGAAGGGCCAGGACTTCACCCTCGACGACTTCCTGGCCCAGATGGAGCAGGTCCGGAAGATGGGCTCCATCTCCAAGCTGCTCGGCATGCTCCCCGGCATGGGCCAGATCAAGGACCAGATCAACAACCTGGACGAGCGGGACGTCGACCGCACCGCCGCGATCATCAAGTCGATGACCCCGGCCGAGCGCCAGGAGCCGACGATCATCAACGGCTCGCGCCGCGCCCGTATCGCCAAGGGCTCCGGTGTCGAGGTCAGCGCCGTGAAGAACCTGGTCGAGCGGTTCTTCGAGGCGCGCAAGATGATGTCCCGCATGGCGCAGGGCGGCGGCATGCCCGGCATGCCGGGGATCCCCGGCATGGGCGGCGGCCCGGGCCGCTCCAAGAAGCAGCCCAAGAAGGCCAAGGGCAAGCAGCGTTCCGGCAACCCGATGAAGCGCAAGCAGCAGGAGCTGGAGGAGGCCCAGCGCCGCGAGGCCGCGCAGAACGGCAACCCCTTCGGCGGGCTGCCGCAGCAGGGCGGTCAGGACTTCGAGCTGCCGGACGAGTTCAAGAAGTTCATGGGCTGA
- a CDS encoding SAM-dependent methyltransferase has protein sequence MTPTLVREHLSSSTGSAPRVNPYARARDWSEIQERMLVPLHQAVYDRLDVGPATRLLGLRCGSGLALLTAAARGAAVTGADPSPERLALARERLLPDAPPGPRGRTRARASARTAGRTGGRTAVELVEGSPTDVAAHTRGADTPPYTLVTVFEPIGCLAGDAEGLTELLAAAVPLAGRGAAVVLAGWGPPERCATSSVLRVAAKLADPLSSPRCWRPAGRDDLEEVAQRAGLRPDGSGRVACPFGYADADSAVRGLLSTGLFDAAVAATDRKQVAKELAEALHPYRRADGTVWMPNVFRYLIARVP, from the coding sequence ATGACACCTACGCTCGTGCGGGAACACCTGTCCTCCTCCACGGGTTCCGCGCCGCGCGTGAACCCGTACGCACGCGCGCGTGACTGGTCCGAGATCCAGGAGCGGATGCTGGTGCCGCTCCACCAGGCGGTCTACGACCGTCTCGACGTGGGCCCGGCCACCCGACTGCTGGGTCTGCGGTGCGGTTCCGGTCTGGCCCTGCTGACGGCGGCCGCCAGAGGAGCCGCGGTCACCGGTGCCGATCCGTCCCCCGAGCGCCTCGCCCTCGCCCGTGAGCGCCTGCTGCCGGACGCGCCGCCCGGCCCCCGCGGCCGTACACGCGCGCGTGCGAGTGCCCGTACGGCCGGCCGTACGGGAGGGCGTACGGCCGTGGAACTCGTCGAGGGCTCCCCCACCGATGTCGCCGCGCACACGCGGGGCGCGGACACTCCCCCGTACACCCTGGTGACCGTTTTCGAGCCGATCGGCTGCCTCGCGGGGGACGCCGAGGGGCTCACCGAACTGCTCGCGGCCGCCGTACCGCTCGCCGGGCGCGGGGCGGCGGTGGTGCTGGCCGGCTGGGGTCCACCGGAGCGCTGCGCCACCTCCTCGGTGCTGCGGGTGGCGGCGAAACTGGCCGATCCGCTGAGCAGCCCCCGCTGCTGGCGGCCGGCCGGACGGGACGATCTGGAGGAGGTCGCCCAGCGGGCCGGGCTGCGGCCCGACGGCTCGGGGCGGGTGGCCTGCCCGTTCGGGTACGCCGATGCCGACAGTGCCGTACGGGGGCTGCTGTCGACGGGGTTGTTCGACGCGGCGGTCGCGGCGACGGACCGCAAGCAGGTGGCCAAGGAACTGGCGGAGGCGCTGCATCCGTATCGTCGCGCGGACGGCACGGTGTGGATGCCGAACGTGTTCCGCTACCTGATCGCCCGCGTGCCCTGA
- the rimM gene encoding ribosome maturation factor RimM (Essential for efficient processing of 16S rRNA) — MQLVVARIGRAHGIKGEVTVEVRTDEPELRLAPGAVLTTDPAATGPLTIATGRVHSGRLLLRFEGVSDRTGAEALRNTLLIADVDPDELPEDEDEYYDHQLMDLDVVTADGTEVGRITEISHLPSQDLFIVERPDGSEVMIPFVEEIVTEIDLAEQKAVITPPPGLIDDQAEIASSRDEA; from the coding sequence GTGCAGCTCGTAGTCGCACGGATCGGCCGCGCCCACGGCATCAAGGGCGAGGTCACCGTCGAGGTACGCACCGACGAGCCGGAACTGCGGCTCGCACCCGGTGCCGTCCTGACCACCGACCCGGCCGCCACCGGACCGCTCACCATCGCCACCGGACGCGTCCACAGCGGCCGCCTCCTCCTGCGATTCGAGGGCGTGAGCGACCGTACGGGCGCCGAGGCCCTCCGCAACACCCTCCTGATCGCCGACGTGGACCCGGACGAGCTGCCCGAGGACGAGGACGAGTACTACGACCACCAGCTCATGGACCTCGACGTCGTCACCGCGGACGGCACCGAGGTCGGCCGGATCACCGAGATCTCGCACCTGCCGTCCCAGGACCTGTTCATCGTGGAGCGCCCCGACGGCAGCGAGGTGATGATCCCCTTCGTCGAGGAGATCGTCACCGAGATCGACCTGGCCGAGCAGAAGGCCGTCATCACCCCGCCGCCGGGCCTGATCGACGACCAGGCCGAAATCGCCTCGTCACGGGACGAGGCGTGA
- a CDS encoding RNA-binding protein, producing the protein MLEEALEHLVKGIVDNPDDVQVASRDLRRGRVLEVRVHPDDLGKVIGRNGRTARALRTVVGAIGGRGVRVDLVDVDHVR; encoded by the coding sequence ATGCTCGAAGAGGCGCTTGAGCACCTCGTGAAGGGCATCGTCGACAACCCCGACGATGTGCAGGTCGCCTCGCGCGACCTGCGCCGCGGGCGCGTGCTGGAGGTCCGGGTGCACCCCGACGACCTCGGCAAGGTGATCGGCCGCAACGGCCGTACCGCGCGTGCCCTGCGTACCGTCGTGGGCGCCATCGGCGGTCGCGGCGTCCGCGTCGACCTCGTCGACGTGGACCACGTCCGCTGA
- the lepB gene encoding signal peptidase I has protein sequence MGGESTTRTAPHGAGTGTARPGGSRTGQRLSGVAVALGLVLFLGGFGWAAFTYRPYTVPTSSMSPTIGVGDRVLAQRVDGSDIRRGDVVVFRDKDWVTGSDVVKRVVAVGGDTVSCCTDGKLTVNGKQIEEPYLPKGSLAETKKIPEIKVPEGRLFLLGDERQGSLDSTAHLTDAAKGTVSRDAVAARVDAVIWPMKGMLKRPTGFEALGTLSQPGPLRTIETMIVAGAVLVLLGGAYGPIANRRARSRTRARTEAAGAR, from the coding sequence ATGGGTGGCGAGAGCACAACACGTACGGCACCGCACGGCGCGGGCACAGGCACGGCACGACCCGGCGGCAGCCGGACGGGGCAGCGGCTGTCCGGAGTGGCCGTGGCCCTGGGCCTGGTCCTGTTCCTGGGCGGCTTCGGCTGGGCCGCCTTCACCTACCGGCCGTACACCGTGCCCACCAGTTCCATGTCCCCGACCATCGGCGTCGGCGACCGCGTCCTCGCCCAGCGCGTCGACGGCTCCGACATCCGGCGCGGTGACGTGGTCGTCTTCCGGGACAAGGACTGGGTCACCGGCTCGGACGTGGTCAAGCGCGTGGTCGCGGTCGGCGGGGACACCGTCTCCTGCTGCACCGACGGCAAGCTCACCGTCAACGGCAAGCAGATCGAGGAACCGTATCTGCCCAAGGGCAGCCTGGCCGAGACCAAGAAGATCCCGGAGATCAAGGTCCCCGAGGGCCGTCTCTTCCTGCTCGGTGACGAACGCCAGGGCTCCCTGGACTCCACCGCCCACCTCACCGACGCCGCCAAGGGCACCGTGTCCCGCGACGCCGTCGCCGCGCGCGTGGACGCCGTCATCTGGCCGATGAAGGGCATGCTCAAGCGCCCCACCGGCTTCGAGGCCCTGGGCACCCTGTCCCAGCCGGGCCCCCTGCGGACCATCGAGACGATGATCGTCGCCGGGGCGGTCCTGGTGCTCCTGGGCGGCGCCTACGGCCCGATCGCGAACCGCAGGGCCCGCTCCCGCACCCGCGCCCGCACGGAGGCCGCCGGTGCCCGCTGA
- the lepB gene encoding signal peptidase I, whose product MGDVAVGARSGHDGEEHRGHPVEADVPASEGAMTSGNDAAGAAGPPADGRPRSRDENTAHTEYTLDRDRTDHTDDTEDGDEAASAPKKPRSFWKELPILIGIALVLALLIKTFLVQAFSIPSASMENTLQIGDRVLVDKLTPWFGSEPERGEVVVFHDPDNWLAGEPAPSPNAVQQVLSWVGLMPSADEKDLIKRVIGVGGDTIQCNGTGPLMVNGKALNEQSYVYAGNTPCSDDDTGGRFKVTVPKGYIWVMGDHRQNSRDSRYNQNDKHHGMVPVKDVVGRAIVRAWPINRWGTLPVPDTFSQPGLSDHSSAAPLPAAPGGVAVALVVPVVVWRRRRRPAKRKQD is encoded by the coding sequence GTGGGGGATGTGGCGGTTGGCGCACGGTCGGGACACGACGGCGAGGAGCACCGCGGGCACCCCGTGGAGGCGGACGTCCCCGCATCCGAAGGCGCCATGACCTCCGGGAATGACGCGGCGGGCGCCGCCGGACCACCGGCGGACGGCCGGCCCCGGAGCAGGGACGAGAACACGGCGCACACGGAGTACACGCTGGACAGGGACCGTACGGACCACACGGACGACACCGAGGACGGGGACGAGGCCGCGTCGGCCCCCAAGAAGCCGCGCAGCTTCTGGAAGGAGCTGCCGATCCTGATCGGCATCGCCCTCGTGCTGGCCCTGCTGATCAAGACGTTCCTGGTACAGGCGTTCTCGATCCCGTCCGCGTCGATGGAGAACACCCTGCAGATCGGCGACCGGGTCCTCGTCGACAAGCTCACCCCGTGGTTCGGTTCCGAGCCCGAGCGCGGCGAGGTCGTCGTGTTCCACGACCCGGACAACTGGCTCGCGGGCGAGCCGGCCCCGTCCCCGAACGCGGTGCAGCAGGTCCTCAGCTGGGTCGGACTGATGCCGTCCGCGGACGAGAAGGACCTGATCAAGCGCGTGATCGGCGTCGGCGGCGACACCATCCAGTGCAACGGCACCGGGCCCCTCATGGTCAACGGCAAGGCGCTGAACGAGCAGTCGTACGTGTACGCGGGCAACACCCCGTGCTCCGACGACGACACGGGCGGCCGGTTCAAGGTGACGGTCCCCAAGGGCTACATCTGGGTCATGGGCGACCACCGCCAGAACTCCCGCGACTCGCGCTACAACCAGAACGACAAGCACCACGGCATGGTCCCCGTGAAGGACGTCGTCGGCCGCGCCATCGTCCGCGCCTGGCCGATCAACCGCTGGGGCACCCTCCCGGTCCCCGACACCTTCAGCCAGCCGGGCCTGAGCGACCACTCCTCGGCGGCGCCCCTGCCGGCGGCCCCGGGAGGCGTGGCCGTCGCCCTGGTCGTGCCGGTGGTCGTATGGCGCAGGCGGCGGCGTCCGGCGAAGCGTAAGCAGGACTGA